CTCAGCAGCGTGCCGTGGTTGATGAAAGCGATCCTGTCGCAGAGGTCCTGGACCTCCGGCAGTATGTGCGAGCTCATGACGATGGTCAGGTCCTTGGATTCGTTCCTGAGGTTCTTCAGGACCTCCCTGATCTCCGCCATTCCCCTGGGATCGAGTCCGGATGTGGGCTCGTCCAGGATGATTATTCTTGGATCGTTCAGCAGGGCCTGGCCCAGGGCGATCCTCTGCCTCATTCCCTTTGAGAATGTTCCGAGCCTCTTGTCCTGCCAGTCTGTCATCTTCACTTTCTCCAGGATCTCCTGCGTCTCTGCTGCGATCTGCTCCCTCCTCATCCCGATGAGCTCCCCCACGTACCTGAAGGTCTCCCTCGGTGTGAGGTAAGGGTAGAACTCAGGTGTCTCAATGACCGTACCCACGTCCGTCAGTGCCCCTTTGGGGTTCTTCGTGACATCGATACCGTTGAGGTAGGCCTCCCCGGATGTGGCGTTGATGAGATGGGTGAGGATCTTCAGCGTGGTGCTCTTACCTGCGCCGTTCGGCCCCAGGAGCCCGGTGAAGCTGTTCTTCTTGATCGTGAGGTTCAGGTCGTTCACGGCGGTGAACTTGCCGTACTCCTTCCTGAGGTCCACGATCTCTATGGGGTTCTCTCTCATGTCGATCACTCTCAAATGGTAGTAGCACAGCCGCTCTGTTATTAAAAATTGGTCAGAAAAGCACCGCGAAAAACGTCTTTTCATTGCGACTATCCGCCCTCCAAAACGCCTGTGCTCAGATACTTTATTATGGGCTAGGGCGATGCCCCGAACAGGTTATTATCATGGCGAAGATCAGGGTCGGAGTCAACGGATACGGTACCATCGGAAAGAGGGTGGCATCGGCAGTCGCATTGCAGGACGATATGGAATTGGTCGGTGTCACTAAGACACGTCCTTCCTTCGAGGCCAAGGCGGCCGTAGAGAAGGGATTCAACCTCTACGTTCCTGCTGACAGCGTGCAGGCGTTCAAGGATGCCGGCATCAAGGTCAATGGAACTATCGATGATATGCTCAAGAGCGTCGACATCGTCGTGGACTGCACTCCCGGTAACGTCGGAGAGGAGTACAAGGCCAAGTATCAGGCCGCAGGCGTCAAGGCCATCTTCCAGGGTGGAGAGGACCACGCCCTCACAGGACTGTCCTTCAACTCGACCGCCAACTACTCCGAGTCATGGGGAGCCCAGCTGTCCCGTGTCGTATCGTGCAACACAACCGGTCTCCTGAGGACCCTGAATCCGCTCGACAAGAAGCTCAAGATCAAGAACGCGTTCGTCACCATCGTCAGGCGTGCCGCCGATCCCGGCGACTCCAAGACCGGACCGGTCAACGCGCTGGAGCCTTCTGTTAAGCTCCCGACCCACCACGGACCCGATGTGCAGAGCATCATGCCCTGGCTGAACATCAACACAATGGCTGTCAAGGCATCCACGACCCTGATGCACATACAGACAGTAGTAGTCCAGCTCGAGCAGGAGACCACCACCGAGAACGTCCTGGAGATCTTCAGGAGCGCACCCCGTGTCAGGCTGGTCAAGAGCAAGGACGGAATCAAATCCACAGCGAACGTCATGGAACTGGCCAGGGAGCTCGGCCGCGACAGGTCCGACATGTACGAGATCGTCGTTTGGGAGGACGGAGTTAAGGTAGTCGGCAACACACTGTACTACTATCAGGCCGTCCACCAGGAGTCCGATGTGATCCCGGAGAATATAGACTGCATCAGGTCCATGTGCAAGCTCGAGCAGGACGGGGCCGCATCCCAGGCCAAGACGAACAAGTCCATGGGAATCCCTCAGTGAAGGTCTGAAGATGCAGAAGGACTTCAACACCCTCGAGGACTTCAACTACAGGGATAAGACCGTCCTCCTCAGGGTGGATATCAACTGTCCCCTTGACAAGCAGACCCTCCAGATCGTCAACGATTCGAGGATCAGGAGAGTGGTCCCCACCATCAGGGAGCTGATGGGAAAGAAGGCCAAGCTGGTCATCCTGGCGCATCAGAGCAGGAAGGACAAGTGGGACTTCATCAACCTGGAGCAGCACGCAGAGCATCTCGCAAAGCACCTCAACGCTCCCGTCCAGTACGTCGACGATGTCCTGGGGGACAAGGCGATGGAGGCCATCAGGAACCTCAAGCCCGGACAGGCGCTGCTCCTCGGGAACGTCAGGGCCATCGACAGCGAGACCGCCAAAGGCGATATGATGGCGCATTCCGAGGGAGAGATAGTCCAGAAGCTCGCCCCAGTTATCGATTACTACGTCTGCGACGCGTTCGGGGCATCCCACAGGTCGCAGTGCTCACTGGTCGGATTCTCCGCCAAGGTGCCCTCTGCATCCGGAAGGCTCATGGCCAAGGAGATGTCCGCCCTGAAGGCCATCTTCGAGAACCCCCGCAGGCCCTCCGTGTTCATACTGGGAGGGGCAAAGTTCGGTGATGTCTCGATCATGATCGACCGCGTCCTGGGCAACAACACAGCCGACACCGTCATCCTCACAGGACTGGCAGGCAACGCTTTCCTGCTGGCCAGGGGAATCGACATCGGAGAGGCCAGCTCGCAGATCCTGTCTGAGGAGCTCACGGAGGAGAACCTCCAGGCAGCAAAGGATGTCATGTCCAAGTACGGACAGAGGATCCTGCTTCCCGTCGATGTGGCGGTGGAGAGGGACGGCAAGCGCGTCTCCGTCAACATCGGAGACCTGCCCACAAAGGAGCCCGCATTGGATATCGGAGACGCATCCGCTGAGAAGTTCGCAAAGGTCATCCAGTCATCCAGGACCAGCTTCATGTCCGGTCCTGCAGGGATGATAGAGAAGCCCGATTTCGCCATAGGCACCAGGGTCCTCATGACCGCTATGGTCGACAGCGGAGGTCAGTCAGTGATTGGCGGAGGACACACCGGCGGAGCCGCTGAGAAGTTCGATCTCGCGGACAGGTTCTCCTACGTCAGCACCGGAGGCGGAGCGCTGGAGACCTTCCTTCTGGGAGAGCCGCTGCCAGTCATCGAGGCGCTGAAGTACTCCAAGAACAAGTTCGGTGCCGAAGCCCAAAAGCTTTAAGTGTAGAACTAAGGATGCGGTTGCGATGGCTAAAAAGAAGAGGCGCATATTGGAAGAACCCGAGGAAGAGTACGAGTTCACGCCGACCGAGTTCAACGAGAGGGAGTTCATCCTCAAAGAGATCTACATCTCCAAGATATTCGCTGTCTCCATGGTTCTCGCAGTAGTCATCGGAATCATCGATGCGATCCTCATCAAGACCTGGCCGATGGAGAGCGGAGGATACTACCTCATGTCCATCCCCGCAACGATCCTGGCCTTCTTCGGAATCTTCCTGACCAAGAAGATCTCGTCGGTCCTCGGACTCCACCCGGAGCTCATAGAGGTCAAGTCGCTGGCGGGAACGTACCTCATGTACCTCGCCATGGCTCTTGGTATCTGCATCGTCGGAGTCCAGTTCTGAGACTCCGTTGATCAAACGATTTCAAAAATCACTTCTTAAATTCTTCTATCAGAAGCTTGACTGCATTGCCACGGTGAGACATGGTGTTCTTCTCGTCGATTGGTATCTCCGAGAACGTGAGCTTCCCGTCAGGGGAGAATATGGGGTCGAATCCGAAACCCCCGTCGCCCTGCTCCGACTGGGTGATGACTCCGCGGCACTTGCCCATGACGATGATGCGCCTTCCGTCGATGTCGCATCCGATGCAGCACCTGAACTCTGCGCCACGGTCCTCGACACCTTCCATGAGCTTCAGTATCCCTTTGTTGCCGATGGTCTTCTGGGCGTAGGCCGACCACACGCCGGGGAATCCTTTCAACGCATCCACGAACAATCCAGAATCATCGATGATGAAGTTCCTGACGCCTTGACGGATGATCTCATCCATCCCTTTGTTGACGACCTCCTCCAGATCGCTTGTCTGGACCTCGTCGTAGGGCAGTCTGTAGTGCTCCATCTCGATCCCCAGGGAATCGAACGCTTTCTGGTATTCGGCAACCTTTCCGGGATTCGACGTGATGACTTTGAGCTTCATGTGTACCTGCCCCTGTTCTTGATGTCGGCGAGCTTCCTCTTCACTGCCTTGGGATCGGAGATGTTGGAGTAGTATGTGTCCATGAGCTTTTCGAAGGATGATTCCAGGCCCACATGGGCTGAGCTGAAGGCCCTCTCCAGCAACCTGAGGTCCACTCCGATGTCCTCGAGCTCCGCGTTGGCGCAGCCCATGGAGAAATCGATCAGGCATACCTCTCCGTTCTCTAGGATCATGTTGGATGTGGTGAGGTCACCGTGGCAGATCTTCGCAGAATGTATCTTGGCCACAGCCAGCCCTATCTTCTCGCAGATCTCGTCCGCCTTTTCAGGGTTGGAATCCAGGAAATCCTTCACCGATTCACCCTCGATGAACTCCATGGTCAGTTCGGCCTTGGAGAGGTCGATGTCGTAGATGCAAGGCGTTCTGACTCCAGCTTCCCTTGCATCGCGCATGATCCTTGCCTCGTTGCGGGTCCTGGAGTTGCGGATGCTGGAATCGATCTCCGGGAGCCTGTAGGATTTCTCCGGCCTCGTCTTTATCAAAGCCTTCCTTCCCAGGAACTCACCCATCGAAACTGTGGCCTCTGCACCTTGGATCATGCTGTTTTTGACCATTCCATCACAAGTCTTAATTTTATGGAGTCTCATTCCGTTTCGGGGATATAAATGAAGTACACAATAACAGGAGACAACCTCCAGTTCGT
The nucleotide sequence above comes from Methanomassiliicoccales archaeon LGM-RCC1. Encoded proteins:
- a CDS encoding KEOPS complex kinase/ATPase Bud32; the protein is MVKNSMIQGAEATVSMGEFLGRKALIKTRPEKSYRLPEIDSSIRNSRTRNEARIMRDAREAGVRTPCIYDIDLSKAELTMEFIEGESVKDFLDSNPEKADEICEKIGLAVAKIHSAKICHGDLTTSNMILENGEVCLIDFSMGCANAELEDIGVDLRLLERAFSSAHVGLESSFEKLMDTYYSNISDPKAVKRKLADIKNRGRYT
- a CDS encoding type II glyceraldehyde-3-phosphate dehydrogenase, translating into MAKIRVGVNGYGTIGKRVASAVALQDDMELVGVTKTRPSFEAKAAVEKGFNLYVPADSVQAFKDAGIKVNGTIDDMLKSVDIVVDCTPGNVGEEYKAKYQAAGVKAIFQGGEDHALTGLSFNSTANYSESWGAQLSRVVSCNTTGLLRTLNPLDKKLKIKNAFVTIVRRAADPGDSKTGPVNALEPSVKLPTHHGPDVQSIMPWLNINTMAVKASTTLMHIQTVVVQLEQETTTENVLEIFRSAPRVRLVKSKDGIKSTANVMELARELGRDRSDMYEIVVWEDGVKVVGNTLYYYQAVHQESDVIPENIDCIRSMCKLEQDGAASQAKTNKSMGIPQ
- the rdgB gene encoding RdgB/HAM1 family non-canonical purine NTP pyrophosphatase; the protein is MKLKVITSNPGKVAEYQKAFDSLGIEMEHYRLPYDEVQTSDLEEVVNKGMDEIIRQGVRNFIIDDSGLFVDALKGFPGVWSAYAQKTIGNKGILKLMEGVEDRGAEFRCCIGCDIDGRRIIVMGKCRGVITQSEQGDGGFGFDPIFSPDGKLTFSEIPIDEKNTMSHRGNAVKLLIEEFKK
- a CDS encoding ABC transporter ATP-binding protein — protein: MRENPIEIVDLRKEYGKFTAVNDLNLTIKKNSFTGLLGPNGAGKSTTLKILTHLINATSGEAYLNGIDVTKNPKGALTDVGTVIETPEFYPYLTPRETFRYVGELIGMRREQIAAETQEILEKVKMTDWQDKRLGTFSKGMRQRIALGQALLNDPRIIILDEPTSGLDPRGMAEIREVLKNLRNESKDLTIVMSSHILPEVQDLCDRIAFINHGTLLRDDDISAFESNGGTRSLIARIDGIPSDDDIAQIDSLDYVISAERLGNDIVINIGSEVSLRSRLYKDLSEMNLNVYGLTEENALEETYLDLIKESR
- a CDS encoding phosphoglycerate kinase, whose translation is MQKDFNTLEDFNYRDKTVLLRVDINCPLDKQTLQIVNDSRIRRVVPTIRELMGKKAKLVILAHQSRKDKWDFINLEQHAEHLAKHLNAPVQYVDDVLGDKAMEAIRNLKPGQALLLGNVRAIDSETAKGDMMAHSEGEIVQKLAPVIDYYVCDAFGASHRSQCSLVGFSAKVPSASGRLMAKEMSALKAIFENPRRPSVFILGGAKFGDVSIMIDRVLGNNTADTVILTGLAGNAFLLARGIDIGEASSQILSEELTEENLQAAKDVMSKYGQRILLPVDVAVERDGKRVSVNIGDLPTKEPALDIGDASAEKFAKVIQSSRTSFMSGPAGMIEKPDFAIGTRVLMTAMVDSGGQSVIGGGHTGGAAEKFDLADRFSYVSTGGGALETFLLGEPLPVIEALKYSKNKFGAEAQKL